From the Pseudomonas baltica genome, one window contains:
- a CDS encoding transporter substrate-binding domain-containing protein, which yields MIRNSLLGTVLGLSLSSLMAHADDAPVLKIATEGAYAPWNFIKPGGQLDGFEIDLAHELCARIKAKCEVVAQDWDGLIPSLNAGKFDAIMAGMSITEKRQQVIGFSRPYAAPLNGLLVMGDGPLAALPDAKATFDLDSDEAGAKAWVTKMTPLLKGKVLGVQGSTTASAFAEKYLSGLMDVREYKTVDAHNLDLVSGRIDAVLANAVVLKLATEQASMQGAKMAGPIFAGGVFGPGIAIGVRKDDSALKARLDQAINEEIADGSLKKLSEKWLKLDVTPLK from the coding sequence ATGATCCGCAACTCTTTGCTGGGCACAGTGTTAGGGCTGTCGCTCAGTAGCTTGATGGCCCACGCCGATGACGCGCCGGTGCTGAAAATCGCCACCGAGGGCGCCTATGCCCCCTGGAACTTCATCAAGCCCGGCGGGCAGCTCGACGGCTTTGAAATCGACCTGGCCCATGAGCTCTGCGCGCGCATCAAGGCCAAATGCGAAGTCGTGGCGCAGGACTGGGACGGGCTGATCCCCTCACTCAATGCTGGCAAGTTCGACGCGATCATGGCGGGCATGAGCATCACTGAAAAACGCCAGCAGGTGATTGGCTTCAGCCGCCCGTACGCGGCGCCACTCAATGGCTTGCTGGTGATGGGCGACGGCCCGCTGGCCGCCTTGCCCGACGCAAAGGCCACCTTTGATCTGGACAGCGATGAAGCCGGCGCCAAGGCCTGGGTGACGAAAATGACACCGCTGCTCAAAGGCAAGGTACTGGGTGTACAGGGCTCGACCACGGCGTCAGCGTTCGCAGAAAAATACCTCTCCGGATTGATGGACGTGCGTGAATACAAAACCGTCGACGCCCACAACCTCGACTTGGTCAGTGGTCGCATTGATGCGGTGCTGGCCAACGCGGTGGTGCTCAAGCTGGCCACCGAGCAAGCATCGATGCAGGGCGCAAAAATGGCCGGGCCGATCTTCGCCGGTGGGGTCTTCGGGCCCGGTATCGCCATTGGTGTGCGCAAGGATGACAGCGCCCTCAAAGCGCGTCTCGACCAGGCCATCAACGAAGAAATCGCTGACGGCAGCCTGAAGAAACTTTCCGAAAAATGGCTGAAACTCGATGTCACTCCTCTCAAGTAA
- a CDS encoding (2Fe-2S)-binding protein, with product MGAEPLFTSLDGDDQVRVSIEFDGQAISVLDNVPLASALLEAGVEYTRRHPVSAGPRNAYCMMGVCFECLVSIEGVLQQACQVPTRSGLCVSRYAIHPAEEASDE from the coding sequence ATGGGCGCTGAGCCTTTATTTACCAGCCTCGATGGCGATGATCAGGTGCGGGTCAGCATCGAGTTCGACGGACAAGCGATAAGCGTGCTCGATAACGTGCCGTTGGCCAGTGCATTGCTCGAAGCTGGCGTCGAATATACCCGCCGCCACCCGGTCAGCGCCGGGCCGCGCAACGCCTATTGCATGATGGGGGTGTGCTTCGAGTGCCTGGTGTCGATCGAGGGGGTTTTGCAGCAGGCTTGCCAGGTCCCGACGCGCTCCGGGCTGTGCGTCAGCCGGTACGCTATCCATCCGGCCGAGGAGGCAAGCGATGAATGA
- a CDS encoding FAD-dependent oxidoreductase, whose amino-acid sequence MTTPRICVVGGGLVGMALAYGLACAGESVCLLDQGDVAWRAARGNFGLVWVQGKGFGLPAYARWTRTSAALWPRLAQDLMADTGIDVHLHQPGGFQLCLDGAELEEEVWRLSWLREAVGSDYRFEVLDPVQLRQRLPGAGPTLVGACYCPDDGHVNPLLLLRALSTAMQKRGVILHTHANVQRIERAGDAYRLSGEGREWTAERVIFAAGLGNRALAAQVGLNIEVQPNRGQILVTERIAPFLHYPTSYVRQTAEGSVQLGDSHEAVGLDDGVSRGVMADLAQRAVRCFPLLAKVQVVRTWGALRVLSPDGFPIYQESREAPGVFATTCHSGVTLAAAHAFVLSPWLAGGPAPHAIAAFNDQRFKEHGHGR is encoded by the coding sequence ATGACGACGCCCAGGATTTGTGTCGTTGGCGGCGGCCTGGTGGGCATGGCCCTGGCGTATGGCCTGGCCTGCGCCGGCGAATCGGTGTGCCTGCTGGATCAGGGCGATGTCGCCTGGCGTGCGGCGCGCGGCAACTTCGGACTGGTATGGGTACAGGGCAAGGGCTTTGGCCTGCCTGCCTACGCACGCTGGACGCGGACCTCGGCCGCCCTGTGGCCACGGCTGGCCCAGGACCTGATGGCGGACACCGGCATTGACGTACACCTGCACCAACCCGGCGGCTTTCAGCTATGCCTGGATGGCGCCGAGCTGGAAGAGGAAGTATGGCGCCTGAGCTGGCTGCGCGAAGCAGTGGGCAGCGACTACCGCTTCGAGGTCCTCGACCCCGTGCAACTGCGCCAGCGCCTGCCCGGCGCAGGCCCGACCTTGGTCGGTGCCTGCTATTGCCCCGACGATGGCCACGTCAATCCATTGCTGCTGTTACGGGCGTTGAGCACCGCCATGCAAAAGCGCGGAGTGATCTTGCATACCCATGCCAACGTGCAGCGTATCGAACGCGCTGGCGACGCTTATCGGCTGTCGGGCGAGGGGCGCGAGTGGACCGCCGAGCGCGTAATCTTCGCCGCCGGGCTGGGCAACCGTGCACTGGCGGCGCAGGTAGGGCTGAACATCGAGGTGCAACCCAACCGCGGACAGATCCTGGTCACCGAGCGGATTGCACCGTTCCTGCACTACCCCACCAGTTACGTCCGCCAGACCGCCGAAGGCAGCGTGCAGCTGGGCGACTCCCATGAAGCCGTGGGGTTGGATGACGGTGTGAGCCGAGGCGTCATGGCCGATCTGGCGCAGCGGGCCGTGCGCTGTTTCCCCCTGCTGGCCAAGGTTCAGGTGGTCCGCACCTGGGGCGCATTGCGGGTACTGAGCCCCGATGGCTTTCCGATTTACCAAGAGTCCCGCGAGGCACCCGGGGTATTCGCCACCACGTGCCACAGCGGCGTGACCCTCGCCGCCGCGCACGCATTCGTGCTGTCGCCGTGGCTGGCCGGGGGGCCTGCTCCGCACGCCATAGCGGCCTTCAACGACCAGCGGTTCAAGGAGCATGGCCATGGGCGCTGA